A single region of the Mustela lutreola isolate mMusLut2 chromosome 2, mMusLut2.pri, whole genome shotgun sequence genome encodes:
- the ZBTB47 gene encoding zinc finger and BTB domain-containing protein 47 isoform X1, producing the protein MLLVEKTTDSPAAEFSLVEDVALHFACLMGRLNEQRLFQPDLCDVDLVLVPQRSVFPAHKGVLAAYSQFFHSLFTQNKQLQRVELSLEALAPGGLQQILNFIYTSKLLVNAANVHEVLSAASLLQMADIAASCQELLDARSLGPPGPSAVALAPPATGSCTPAAPPYYCDIKQEADAPGLPKIYAREGPDPYSVRVEDGAGTAGGPVPATIGPAQPFFKEEKEGGAEEAGGPPGSLCKLEGGEGLEEELGGSGTYSRREQSQIIVEVNLNNQTLHVSTGPEGKPGSTTGPATMVLGREDGLQRHSEDEEEEEEEEEEEEEEEEEEGGGSGGEEEEEEEEEGGSQGEEEEEEEGHSEPEEEEDEEEEGHSEQDQESSEEEEEEEEGGDTGSRQGPAGRRGSRAEPPPHSRMATRSRENARRRGPPEPEEARPRGGKRPKPAPGGAPAAARGPQATDGLGAKVKLEEKQHHPCQKCPRVFNNRWYLEKHMNVTHSRMQICDQCGKRFLLESELLLHRQTDCERNIQCVTCGKAFKKLWSLHEHNKIVHGYAEKKFSCEICEKKFYTMAHVRKHMVAHTKDMPFTCETCGKSFKRSMSLKVHSLQHSGEKPFRCENCNERFQYKYQLRSHMSIHIGHKQFMCQWCGKDFNMKQYFDEHMKTHTGEKPYICEICGKSFTSRPNMKRHRRTHTGEKPYPCDVCGQRFRFSNMLKAHKEKCFRVSHPLTGDGPPSGPGLAPAQPPTHTLPLLPGLSQTLPPPPHLPPPPPLFSTTTTPGGRMSANN; encoded by the exons ATG TTGCTGGTTGAGAAGACGACAGACTCACCGGCGGCCGAGTTCTCGCTGGTGGAGGACGTGGCCCTGCACTTTGCCTGCTTGATGGGCCGCCTGAACGAGCAGCGCCTCTTCCAGCCCGACCTCTGCGACGTGGACCTGGTGCTGGTCCCCCAGCGCAGCGTCTTCCCGGCACACAAGGGCGTGCTGGCTGCCTACAGCCAGTTCTTCCACTCGCTCTTCACCCAGAACAAGCAGCTGCAGCGCGTGGAGCTGTCCCTGGAGGCGCTGGCCCCCGGCGGCCTGCAGCAGATCCTCAACTTTATCTACACATCCAAGCTGCTGGTCAACGCCGCCAACGTGCACGAGGTGCTCAGCGCCGCCTCGTTGCTGCAGATGGCCGACATCGCCGCGTCCTGCCAGGAGCTGCTGGACGCCCGCTCCCTGGGTCCCCCGGGCCCCAGCGCTGTGGCCCTGGCCCCGCCGGCCACTGGGAGCTGCACCCCGGCTGCACCCCCCTACTACTGCGACATCAAGCAGGAGGCAGACGCCCCGGGCCTGCCCAAGATCTATGCTCGTGAGGGCCCCGACCCCTACTCCGTGCGTGTTGAGGACGGGGCTGGGACTGCGGGGGGCCCGGTGCCAGCCACCATCGGGCCAGCTCAGCCCTTCttcaaggaggagaaggagggtggtGCCGAGGAGGCTGGTGGGCCCCCAGGCAGCCTCTGCAAGctggagggcggggaggggctggaggaagagCTTGGGGGTTCTGGCACCTACAGCCGCCGGGAGCAGTCCCAGATCATCGTGGAGGTGAACCTCAACAACCAGACTCTGCACGTGTCTACGGGGCCTGAGGGCAAGCCAGGCTCCACCACAGGCCCGGCCACCATGGTGCTGGGCCGGGAGGACGGGCTGCAGAGACACTcagaggacgaggaggaggaagaggaggaggaggaggaggaggaagaggaggaggaggaggagggtggcggcagtggaggagaggaagaggaagaggaagaagaggagggtggcagtcagggagaggaagaagaagaggaggaagggcacagtgagccagaggaggaagaggatgaggaagaggaagggcacAGTGAGCAGGATCAAGAGAgctcagaggaggaggaagaggaggaagaagggggcgACACAGGAAGCAGGCAGGGGCCAGCGGGGCGGCGGGGCAGCAGGGcagagccccctccccacagccgCATGGCCACACGGTCTCGAGAGAACGCCCGACGCCGAGGCCCCCCTGAGCCCGAGGAGGCCAGGCCTCGGGGTGGGAAGAGGCCCAAGCCTGCTCCAGGGGGAGCCCCTGCAGCGGCCCGAGGGCCACAGGCCACTGACGGGCTGGGGGCCAAGGTGAAGCTGGAAGAGAAGCAGCACCACCCGTGTCAGAAGTGCCCTCGAGTCTTCAACAACCGTTGGTACCTGGAGAAGCACATGAACGTGACCCACAGCCGCATGCAGATCTGTGACCAGTGTGGCAAGCGCTTCCTGCTGGAGAGCGAGCTGCTACTGCACCGGCAGACAGACTGTGAGCGCAACATCCAG tGTGTGACGTGTGgcaaagcttttaaaaagctcTGGTCTCTCCACGAGCACAACAAGATCGTGCATGGCTATGCAGAGAAGAAGTTCTCATGTGAGATCTGCGAGAAGAAATTCTACACCATGGCCCATGTGCGCAAGCACATGGTTG CCCACACCAAGGACATGCCCTTCACCTGCGAGACCTGTGGGAAGTCCTTCAAACGAAGCATGTCTCTCAAAGTGCACTCACTGCAGCACTCTGGGGAGAAACCCTTCCGGTGCGAG AACTGCAATGAGCGCTTCCAGTACAAGTACCAGCTGCGCTCCCACATGAGCATCCACATCGGCCACAAGCAGTTCATGTGCCAGTGGTGCGGCAAGGACTTCAACATGAAGCAGTACTTCGATGAGCACATGAAGACCCACACAG GGGAGAAGCCGTACATCTGTGAGATCTGTGGCAAGAGCTTCACCAGCCGCCCGAACATGAAGCGGCACCGGCGCACACACACTGGCGAGAAGCCGTACCCCTGCGACGTCTGCGGCCAGCGCTTCCGCTTCTCCAACATGCTCAAGGCGCACAAGGAGAAATGCTTCCGCGTCAGTCACCCCCTGACCGGCGACGGCCCCCCTTCCGGCCCCGGCCTGGCCCCGGCCCAGCCTCCCACGCACACGCTGCCCCTGCTCCCGGGGCTGTCCCAGACCCTGCCTCCCCCGCCTCACCTGCCGCCCCCTCCTCCACTCTTCTCTACCACTACCACTCCCGGCGGGAGGATGAGCGCCAACAACTGA
- the ZBTB47 gene encoding zinc finger and BTB domain-containing protein 47 isoform X2: MGRLNEQRLFQPDLCDVDLVLVPQRSVFPAHKGVLAAYSQFFHSLFTQNKQLQRVELSLEALAPGGLQQILNFIYTSKLLVNAANVHEVLSAASLLQMADIAASCQELLDARSLGPPGPSAVALAPPATGSCTPAAPPYYCDIKQEADAPGLPKIYAREGPDPYSVRVEDGAGTAGGPVPATIGPAQPFFKEEKEGGAEEAGGPPGSLCKLEGGEGLEEELGGSGTYSRREQSQIIVEVNLNNQTLHVSTGPEGKPGSTTGPATMVLGREDGLQRHSEDEEEEEEEEEEEEEEEEEEGGGSGGEEEEEEEEEGGSQGEEEEEEEGHSEPEEEEDEEEEGHSEQDQESSEEEEEEEEGGDTGSRQGPAGRRGSRAEPPPHSRMATRSRENARRRGPPEPEEARPRGGKRPKPAPGGAPAAARGPQATDGLGAKVKLEEKQHHPCQKCPRVFNNRWYLEKHMNVTHSRMQICDQCGKRFLLESELLLHRQTDCERNIQCVTCGKAFKKLWSLHEHNKIVHGYAEKKFSCEICEKKFYTMAHVRKHMVAHTKDMPFTCETCGKSFKRSMSLKVHSLQHSGEKPFRCENCNERFQYKYQLRSHMSIHIGHKQFMCQWCGKDFNMKQYFDEHMKTHTGEKPYICEICGKSFTSRPNMKRHRRTHTGEKPYPCDVCGQRFRFSNMLKAHKEKCFRVSHPLTGDGPPSGPGLAPAQPPTHTLPLLPGLSQTLPPPPHLPPPPPLFSTTTTPGGRMSANN, translated from the exons ATGGGCCGCCTGAACGAGCAGCGCCTCTTCCAGCCCGACCTCTGCGACGTGGACCTGGTGCTGGTCCCCCAGCGCAGCGTCTTCCCGGCACACAAGGGCGTGCTGGCTGCCTACAGCCAGTTCTTCCACTCGCTCTTCACCCAGAACAAGCAGCTGCAGCGCGTGGAGCTGTCCCTGGAGGCGCTGGCCCCCGGCGGCCTGCAGCAGATCCTCAACTTTATCTACACATCCAAGCTGCTGGTCAACGCCGCCAACGTGCACGAGGTGCTCAGCGCCGCCTCGTTGCTGCAGATGGCCGACATCGCCGCGTCCTGCCAGGAGCTGCTGGACGCCCGCTCCCTGGGTCCCCCGGGCCCCAGCGCTGTGGCCCTGGCCCCGCCGGCCACTGGGAGCTGCACCCCGGCTGCACCCCCCTACTACTGCGACATCAAGCAGGAGGCAGACGCCCCGGGCCTGCCCAAGATCTATGCTCGTGAGGGCCCCGACCCCTACTCCGTGCGTGTTGAGGACGGGGCTGGGACTGCGGGGGGCCCGGTGCCAGCCACCATCGGGCCAGCTCAGCCCTTCttcaaggaggagaaggagggtggtGCCGAGGAGGCTGGTGGGCCCCCAGGCAGCCTCTGCAAGctggagggcggggaggggctggaggaagagCTTGGGGGTTCTGGCACCTACAGCCGCCGGGAGCAGTCCCAGATCATCGTGGAGGTGAACCTCAACAACCAGACTCTGCACGTGTCTACGGGGCCTGAGGGCAAGCCAGGCTCCACCACAGGCCCGGCCACCATGGTGCTGGGCCGGGAGGACGGGCTGCAGAGACACTcagaggacgaggaggaggaagaggaggaggaggaggaggaggaagaggaggaggaggaggagggtggcggcagtggaggagaggaagaggaagaggaagaagaggagggtggcagtcagggagaggaagaagaagaggaggaagggcacagtgagccagaggaggaagaggatgaggaagaggaagggcacAGTGAGCAGGATCAAGAGAgctcagaggaggaggaagaggaggaagaagggggcgACACAGGAAGCAGGCAGGGGCCAGCGGGGCGGCGGGGCAGCAGGGcagagccccctccccacagccgCATGGCCACACGGTCTCGAGAGAACGCCCGACGCCGAGGCCCCCCTGAGCCCGAGGAGGCCAGGCCTCGGGGTGGGAAGAGGCCCAAGCCTGCTCCAGGGGGAGCCCCTGCAGCGGCCCGAGGGCCACAGGCCACTGACGGGCTGGGGGCCAAGGTGAAGCTGGAAGAGAAGCAGCACCACCCGTGTCAGAAGTGCCCTCGAGTCTTCAACAACCGTTGGTACCTGGAGAAGCACATGAACGTGACCCACAGCCGCATGCAGATCTGTGACCAGTGTGGCAAGCGCTTCCTGCTGGAGAGCGAGCTGCTACTGCACCGGCAGACAGACTGTGAGCGCAACATCCAG tGTGTGACGTGTGgcaaagcttttaaaaagctcTGGTCTCTCCACGAGCACAACAAGATCGTGCATGGCTATGCAGAGAAGAAGTTCTCATGTGAGATCTGCGAGAAGAAATTCTACACCATGGCCCATGTGCGCAAGCACATGGTTG CCCACACCAAGGACATGCCCTTCACCTGCGAGACCTGTGGGAAGTCCTTCAAACGAAGCATGTCTCTCAAAGTGCACTCACTGCAGCACTCTGGGGAGAAACCCTTCCGGTGCGAG AACTGCAATGAGCGCTTCCAGTACAAGTACCAGCTGCGCTCCCACATGAGCATCCACATCGGCCACAAGCAGTTCATGTGCCAGTGGTGCGGCAAGGACTTCAACATGAAGCAGTACTTCGATGAGCACATGAAGACCCACACAG GGGAGAAGCCGTACATCTGTGAGATCTGTGGCAAGAGCTTCACCAGCCGCCCGAACATGAAGCGGCACCGGCGCACACACACTGGCGAGAAGCCGTACCCCTGCGACGTCTGCGGCCAGCGCTTCCGCTTCTCCAACATGCTCAAGGCGCACAAGGAGAAATGCTTCCGCGTCAGTCACCCCCTGACCGGCGACGGCCCCCCTTCCGGCCCCGGCCTGGCCCCGGCCCAGCCTCCCACGCACACGCTGCCCCTGCTCCCGGGGCTGTCCCAGACCCTGCCTCCCCCGCCTCACCTGCCGCCCCCTCCTCCACTCTTCTCTACCACTACCACTCCCGGCGGGAGGATGAGCGCCAACAACTGA